The following coding sequences lie in one Gorilla gorilla gorilla isolate KB3781 chromosome 5, NHGRI_mGorGor1-v2.1_pri, whole genome shotgun sequence genomic window:
- the RPP40 gene encoding ribonuclease P protein subunit p40 isoform X3: MATLRRLREAPRHLLVCEKSNFGNHKSRHRHLVQTHYYNYRVSFLIPECGILSEELKNLVMNTAPYYFVKNLPLHELITPEFISTFIKKGSCYALTYNTNIDEDNTVALLPNGKLILSLDKDTYEETGLQGHPSQFSGRKIMKFIVSIDLMELSLNLDSKKYERVSWSFKEKKPLKFDFLLAWHNTGSEESTMMSYFSKYQIQEHQPKVALSTLRDLQCPVLQSSELEGTPEVSCRALELFDWLGAVFSNVDLNNEPNNFISTYCCPEPSTVVAKAYLCTITGFILPEKICLLLEHLW; the protein is encoded by the exons ATGGCCACGCTGCGCCGGCTTCGGGAGGCGCCGCGGCACTTACTGGTTTGCGAGAAATCCAACTTCGGCAACCACAAGTCGCGCCACCGGCATCTTGTGCAGACGCACTACTATAACTACAGG GTTTCATTTCTCATTCCTGAATGTGGGATACTATCGGAAGAACTGAAAAACCTGGTCATGAACACTGCACCCTATTACTTTGTGAAGAATTTACCTCTTCATGAATTAATTACACCTGAATTCATCAGTACCTTTATAAAGAAAG GTTCTTGCTATGCACTAACATACAATACAAATATTGATGAAGATAATACTGTTGCCCTGCTACCAAATG GGAAATTAATTTTGTCACTGGATAAAGACACTTATGAAGAAACTGGACTTCAGGGTCATCCATCTCAGTTTTCTGgcagaaaaattatgaaattta ttgtttcCATTGATTTGATGGAATTATCCTTAAACTTGGATTCTAAGAAGTATGAAAGAGTATCTTGGTCCTTCAAAGAAAAGAAGCCattgaaatttgattttcttttggcTTGGCATAATACAG GTTCAGAAGAATCGACAATGATGTCGTATTTTTCCAAGTACCAAATTCAGGAGCATCAGCCAAAAGTAGCACTGAGCACGTTGAGAGATCTCCAGTGCCCAGTGCTGCAGAGCAGCGAGCTGGAGGGAACGCCAGAGGTGTCCTGCCGGGCTCTGGAGCTCTTCGACTGGCTCGGCGCCGTCTTCAGTAATGTCGACCT AAATAATGAGCCTAATAATTTCATATCAACCTATTGCTGTCctgagccaagcacagtggtggcAAAAGCTTATTTGTGTACAATCACTGGCTTCATACTTCCAGAGAAGATCTGTCTCCTATTGGAACATCTCTG GTAA
- the RPP40 gene encoding ribonuclease P protein subunit p40 isoform X1 — translation MATLRRLREAPRHLLVCEKSNFGNHKSRHRHLVQTHYYNYRVSFLIPECGILSEELKNLVMNTAPYYFVKNLPLHELITPEFISTFIKKGSCYALTYNTNIDEDNTVALLPNGKLILSLDKDTYEETGLQGHPSQFSGRKIMKFIVSIDLMELSLNLDSKKYERVSWSFKEKKPLKFDFLLAWHNTGSEESTMMSYFSKYQIQEHQPKVALSTLRDLQCPVLQSSELEGTPEVSCRALELFDWLGAVFSNVDLNNEPNNFISTYCCPEPSTVVAKAYLCTITGFILPEKICLLLEHLCHYFDEPKLAPWVTLSVQGFADSPVSWEKNEHGFRKGGEHLYNFVIFNNQDYWLQMAVGANDHCPP, via the exons ATGGCCACGCTGCGCCGGCTTCGGGAGGCGCCGCGGCACTTACTGGTTTGCGAGAAATCCAACTTCGGCAACCACAAGTCGCGCCACCGGCATCTTGTGCAGACGCACTACTATAACTACAGG GTTTCATTTCTCATTCCTGAATGTGGGATACTATCGGAAGAACTGAAAAACCTGGTCATGAACACTGCACCCTATTACTTTGTGAAGAATTTACCTCTTCATGAATTAATTACACCTGAATTCATCAGTACCTTTATAAAGAAAG GTTCTTGCTATGCACTAACATACAATACAAATATTGATGAAGATAATACTGTTGCCCTGCTACCAAATG GGAAATTAATTTTGTCACTGGATAAAGACACTTATGAAGAAACTGGACTTCAGGGTCATCCATCTCAGTTTTCTGgcagaaaaattatgaaattta ttgtttcCATTGATTTGATGGAATTATCCTTAAACTTGGATTCTAAGAAGTATGAAAGAGTATCTTGGTCCTTCAAAGAAAAGAAGCCattgaaatttgattttcttttggcTTGGCATAATACAG GTTCAGAAGAATCGACAATGATGTCGTATTTTTCCAAGTACCAAATTCAGGAGCATCAGCCAAAAGTAGCACTGAGCACGTTGAGAGATCTCCAGTGCCCAGTGCTGCAGAGCAGCGAGCTGGAGGGAACGCCAGAGGTGTCCTGCCGGGCTCTGGAGCTCTTCGACTGGCTCGGCGCCGTCTTCAGTAATGTCGACCT AAATAATGAGCCTAATAATTTCATATCAACCTATTGCTGTCctgagccaagcacagtggtggcAAAAGCTTATTTGTGTACAATCACTGGCTTCATACTTCCAGAGAAGATCTGTCTCCTATTGGAACATCTCTG TCACTACTTTGATGAACCGAAGTTAGCTCCATGGGTTACATTGTCCGTTCAAGGCTTTGCAGACAGCCCTGtttcttgggaaaaaaatgaacatggTTTTCGAAAAGGAGGAGAACATTTATATAACTTTGTGATTTTTAATAATCAGGACTATTGGCTTCAGATGGCTGTTGGGGCAAATGATCACTGTccaccataa
- the RPP40 gene encoding ribonuclease P protein subunit p40 isoform X2 translates to MNTAPYYFVKNLPLHELITPEFISTFIKKGSCYALTYNTNIDEDNTVALLPNGKLILSLDKDTYEETGLQGHPSQFSGRKIMKFIVSIDLMELSLNLDSKKYERVSWSFKEKKPLKFDFLLAWHNTGSEESTMMSYFSKYQIQEHQPKVALSTLRDLQCPVLQSSELEGTPEVSCRALELFDWLGAVFSNVDLNNEPNNFISTYCCPEPSTVVAKAYLCTITGFILPEKICLLLEHLCHYFDEPKLAPWVTLSVQGFADSPVSWEKNEHGFRKGGEHLYNFVIFNNQDYWLQMAVGANDHCPP, encoded by the exons ATGAACACTGCACCCTATTACTTTGTGAAGAATTTACCTCTTCATGAATTAATTACACCTGAATTCATCAGTACCTTTATAAAGAAAG GTTCTTGCTATGCACTAACATACAATACAAATATTGATGAAGATAATACTGTTGCCCTGCTACCAAATG GGAAATTAATTTTGTCACTGGATAAAGACACTTATGAAGAAACTGGACTTCAGGGTCATCCATCTCAGTTTTCTGgcagaaaaattatgaaattta ttgtttcCATTGATTTGATGGAATTATCCTTAAACTTGGATTCTAAGAAGTATGAAAGAGTATCTTGGTCCTTCAAAGAAAAGAAGCCattgaaatttgattttcttttggcTTGGCATAATACAG GTTCAGAAGAATCGACAATGATGTCGTATTTTTCCAAGTACCAAATTCAGGAGCATCAGCCAAAAGTAGCACTGAGCACGTTGAGAGATCTCCAGTGCCCAGTGCTGCAGAGCAGCGAGCTGGAGGGAACGCCAGAGGTGTCCTGCCGGGCTCTGGAGCTCTTCGACTGGCTCGGCGCCGTCTTCAGTAATGTCGACCT AAATAATGAGCCTAATAATTTCATATCAACCTATTGCTGTCctgagccaagcacagtggtggcAAAAGCTTATTTGTGTACAATCACTGGCTTCATACTTCCAGAGAAGATCTGTCTCCTATTGGAACATCTCTG TCACTACTTTGATGAACCGAAGTTAGCTCCATGGGTTACATTGTCCGTTCAAGGCTTTGCAGACAGCCCTGtttcttgggaaaaaaatgaacatggTTTTCGAAAAGGAGGAGAACATTTATATAACTTTGTGATTTTTAATAATCAGGACTATTGGCTTCAGATGGCTGTTGGGGCAAATGATCACTGTccaccataa